The following coding sequences lie in one Streptomyces xiamenensis genomic window:
- a CDS encoding ATP-binding cassette domain-containing protein — MTRENTPGRGRNAVEVRGLVKHFGETRAVDGIDLDVREGTVMGVLGPNGAGKTTLVRCLSTLLIPDAGTAVVAGYDVVRQARQLRRTIGLTGQYASVDEKLSGWENLYMIGRLLDFSRADSRKRADELLERFSLTEAARRPVGKYSGGMRRRLDLAASMIGHPRVLYLDEPTTGLDPRTRNEVWDEVKRIVADGNTVLLTTQYMEEAEQLASELTVVDHGKVIAEGTVRELKAKVGGRTLLVRPVDRAQLPLMAAAVTEAGLDGIAGAGTDAAGEALSVPIISDEQLTAVVGLLGARGFGIADISTHLPSLDEVFLSITGKPATTADEADEKEEEAATA, encoded by the coding sequence ATGACGCGAGAAAACACCCCCGGCCGCGGGCGGAACGCCGTCGAGGTCCGCGGCCTGGTCAAGCATTTCGGGGAGACCAGGGCCGTCGACGGCATCGATCTCGACGTCCGCGAGGGCACGGTGATGGGCGTGCTCGGCCCCAACGGCGCGGGCAAGACCACGCTGGTGCGCTGCCTGTCCACCCTGCTGATACCGGACGCCGGCACGGCGGTCGTGGCGGGCTACGACGTGGTGCGCCAGGCGCGCCAGCTGCGCCGCACCATCGGGCTGACCGGCCAGTACGCCTCGGTGGACGAGAAGCTCTCCGGCTGGGAGAACCTGTACATGATCGGGCGGCTGCTCGATTTCTCCCGCGCCGATTCCCGCAAGCGGGCGGACGAGCTGCTGGAGCGGTTCTCCCTGACCGAGGCCGCCCGGCGGCCGGTCGGCAAGTACTCCGGCGGGATGCGGCGCCGGCTGGACCTGGCGGCGTCGATGATCGGCCACCCCCGCGTGCTCTACCTGGACGAGCCGACGACCGGCCTGGATCCCCGGACCCGCAACGAGGTGTGGGACGAGGTGAAGCGGATCGTCGCCGACGGCAACACGGTGCTGCTCACCACGCAGTACATGGAGGAGGCGGAGCAGCTGGCGAGCGAGCTGACGGTGGTGGACCACGGGAAGGTCATCGCCGAGGGCACGGTGCGCGAGCTGAAGGCGAAGGTCGGCGGGCGGACGCTGCTGGTGCGCCCGGTGGACCGGGCGCAGCTGCCGCTGATGGCGGCGGCGGTGACCGAGGCGGGCCTGGACGGCATCGCCGGGGCGGGTACCGACGCGGCGGGTGAGGCGCTGAGCGTGCCGATCATCAGCGACGAGCAGCTCACGGCCGTGGTCGGGCTGCTGGGGGCACGGGGCTTCGGGATAGCCGACATCAGCACCCATCTGCCCAGCCTGGACGAGGTGTTCCTGTCCATCACGGGCAAGCCGGCCACGACGGCGGACGAGGCGGACGAGAAGGAAGAAGAGGCGGCCACGGCATGA
- a CDS encoding ABC transporter permease gives MSATTTQARPEPRPEPVPAGERQSDDGRIGARANLRHISALIRRNALQIKQNPESMADALLMPIVMTLLFVYVFGGAIAGEAGGYPNWIVPGLMAMMGLSLAMSVGTGVHEDFSKGVMDRFRSMPIARSSVLIAKVIVELGRLLVTMAVLLVVGLAVGLELNGRWVELLAAVGLAALFGASLTWIFILLGLTMRSAQAIQGMAFMVMMPLQFGSSIFVPTETMPGWLQAFANVNPLSQLAEASRNLINGAGDVAGPAASVVLWSVAITLVTAPLAISKFRKKV, from the coding sequence ATGAGTGCGACGACGACACAGGCACGGCCGGAGCCGCGCCCGGAGCCGGTGCCCGCCGGGGAGCGGCAGTCGGACGACGGCCGGATCGGGGCGCGGGCGAATCTGCGGCACATCTCGGCGCTGATCCGGCGCAACGCGCTCCAGATCAAGCAGAACCCGGAATCGATGGCCGACGCGCTGCTGATGCCGATCGTGATGACCCTGCTGTTCGTGTACGTCTTCGGCGGGGCGATCGCCGGAGAGGCGGGCGGCTACCCCAACTGGATCGTGCCCGGGCTGATGGCCATGATGGGCCTGAGCCTGGCGATGTCCGTGGGCACCGGGGTGCACGAGGACTTCAGCAAGGGCGTGATGGACCGGTTCCGGTCGATGCCGATAGCCCGTTCCTCGGTGCTGATCGCCAAGGTGATCGTGGAGCTCGGCCGGCTGCTGGTCACCATGGCGGTGCTGCTGGTGGTGGGCCTCGCGGTGGGTCTGGAGCTCAACGGCCGGTGGGTGGAGCTGCTGGCCGCGGTCGGTCTCGCGGCGCTGTTCGGGGCCTCGCTGACCTGGATCTTCATTCTGCTGGGGCTGACGATGCGCAGCGCCCAGGCGATTCAGGGGATGGCGTTCATGGTGATGATGCCGCTGCAGTTCGGTTCGTCGATCTTCGTACCCACGGAGACGATGCCGGGCTGGCTGCAGGCGTTCGCGAACGTCAATCCGCTCTCGCAGCTGGCGGAGGCGTCCCGGAACCTGATCAACGGTGCCGGTGACGTGGCCGGCCCGGCGGCATCGGTGGTGCTGTGGTCGGTGGCGATCACGCTGGTGACGGCGCCGCTGGCGATCTCGAAGTTCCGCAAGAAGGTGTAG
- the npdG gene encoding NADPH-dependent F420 reductase, whose translation MTSHDAAATPKPAPKDPWELPDVSGLVVGVLGGTGDQGRGLAYRLARAGQQVIIGSRAAERAETAAGELGLGIRGLDNAGCSRESDIVIVAVPWEGHAKTLTALRTELAGKLVVDCVNPLGFDKRGAFALVPEEGSAAQQAAALLPESRVTAAFHHLSAVLLQDPAITEIETDVMVLGEDRADCEIVQALAGRIPGMRGVFAGRLRNAHQVESLVANLISVNRRYKAHAGVRLTDI comes from the coding sequence ATGACTTCTCACGATGCCGCCGCCACCCCCAAGCCCGCCCCCAAGGACCCCTGGGAACTGCCCGATGTCTCCGGTCTGGTCGTCGGGGTGCTCGGCGGAACCGGCGACCAGGGGAGAGGGCTCGCCTACCGGCTGGCCCGCGCCGGACAGCAGGTGATCATCGGCTCGCGCGCCGCCGAACGGGCCGAGACGGCCGCCGGTGAACTGGGGCTCGGGATCCGCGGCCTCGACAACGCCGGCTGCTCCCGCGAGAGCGACATCGTCATCGTCGCCGTCCCCTGGGAGGGCCACGCCAAGACCCTCACCGCGCTGCGCACCGAACTCGCCGGCAAGCTCGTCGTCGACTGCGTCAACCCGCTGGGCTTCGACAAGCGGGGCGCCTTCGCCCTCGTCCCGGAGGAGGGCAGCGCCGCCCAGCAGGCCGCCGCCCTGCTGCCCGAGTCCCGGGTCACCGCCGCCTTCCACCACCTGTCCGCCGTCCTGCTCCAGGACCCCGCGATCACCGAGATCGAGACCGACGTCATGGTGCTGGGCGAGGACCGCGCCGACTGCGAGATCGTCCAGGCGCTGGCCGGCCGCATCCCCGGCATGCGCGGCGTTTTCGCCGGGCGGCTGCGCAACGCCCACCAGGTGGAGTCGCTCGTCGCCAACCTGATCTCCGTCAACCGCCGCTACAAGGCACACGCCGGGGTCCGGCTCACCGACATCTGA
- the map gene encoding type I methionyl aminopeptidase, with amino-acid sequence MSGQSLLVPGTVSPQRSVPSVIPRPEYVGKKGPTPYTGPEAQDDATIERMRLAGRLAAQAMAETAAHIADGVTTDKLDEIAHTFLCDHGAYPSTLGYRGFPKSLCTSVNEVICHGIPDSTVLRDGDLVNLDITAYVGGVHGDTNATFFVGGEAAADEESRLLVERTREALNRAIKAVRPGRQINVIGRVIESYAKRFGYGVVRDFTGHGINRSFHSGLIVPHYDDQNATTVMRTGMTFTIEPMLNLGTHEWEMWDDQWTVVTKDRKRSAQFEHTLVVTEAGAEVLTLP; translated from the coding sequence ATGTCTGGCCAGTCTCTTCTTGTTCCCGGTACGGTCTCGCCGCAGCGGTCCGTCCCCTCCGTCATCCCCCGCCCCGAGTACGTGGGCAAGAAGGGGCCCACCCCGTACACGGGGCCCGAGGCGCAGGACGATGCCACGATCGAGCGGATGCGGCTGGCCGGGCGGCTCGCCGCGCAGGCCATGGCCGAGACCGCCGCGCACATCGCGGACGGGGTCACCACCGACAAGCTGGACGAGATCGCGCACACCTTCCTGTGCGACCACGGCGCCTACCCCTCGACCCTGGGCTACCGGGGCTTCCCCAAGTCGCTGTGCACCTCGGTCAACGAGGTCATCTGCCACGGCATCCCGGACAGCACCGTGCTGCGCGACGGCGATCTCGTGAACCTCGACATCACCGCCTATGTGGGCGGCGTGCACGGTGACACCAACGCCACCTTCTTCGTGGGCGGCGAGGCGGCCGCGGACGAGGAGTCGCGGCTGCTGGTGGAGCGCACCCGGGAGGCCCTCAACCGGGCGATCAAGGCGGTGCGCCCCGGCCGGCAGATCAACGTCATCGGACGGGTGATCGAGTCGTACGCCAAGCGGTTCGGTTACGGCGTGGTGCGGGACTTCACCGGTCACGGCATCAACCGTTCCTTCCACTCCGGCCTGATCGTCCCGCACTACGACGACCAGAACGCCACGACGGTGATGCGGACCGGGATGACGTTCACCATCGAGCCGATGCTCAACCTCGGCACCCACGAGTGGGAGATGTGGGACGACCAGTGGACCGTGGTCACCAAGGACCGCAAGCGCTCCGCCCAGTTCGAGCACACGCTGGTCGTCACCGAGGCCGGCGCGGAGGTGCTGACGCTTCCCTGA
- a CDS encoding biliverdin-producing heme oxygenase: MPCPAPSSPEAPLTTPLAVTPFSAQIREASHEAHTEAENSSFMSDMLGGKLGVAAYRRYTEQLWFVYRALEARSADLAADPVAGPFIRPELSRTAALEADLDHLHEGPGWRTVITPLPATETYAARVTEVATTWPAGYVAHHYTRYLGDLSGGQIIRGTAEKTWGFTRKGPGVHFYVFDAIGNPAAFKREYRQSLDDIAADGQERLRIVEECKRAFALNSSVFQDLATACR; this comes from the coding sequence ATGCCGTGCCCCGCGCCATCGTCCCCGGAGGCCCCCTTGACCACGCCGCTCGCCGTCACCCCGTTCTCCGCCCAGATCCGCGAGGCCTCCCACGAAGCGCACACCGAGGCGGAGAACTCCTCCTTCATGAGCGACATGCTCGGCGGGAAGCTCGGCGTCGCCGCCTACCGCCGCTACACCGAGCAGCTGTGGTTCGTGTACCGCGCCCTGGAGGCCAGGAGCGCCGACCTCGCCGCCGACCCGGTGGCCGGCCCGTTCATCCGGCCCGAGCTGTCGCGCACCGCCGCCCTCGAAGCCGACCTCGACCACCTGCACGAGGGCCCCGGCTGGCGCACCGTCATCACCCCGCTGCCCGCCACCGAGACCTACGCCGCCCGCGTCACCGAGGTCGCCACCACCTGGCCGGCCGGCTACGTCGCCCACCACTACACCCGCTACCTGGGTGACCTCTCCGGCGGCCAGATCATCCGCGGCACCGCCGAGAAGACCTGGGGCTTCACCCGCAAGGGCCCCGGCGTCCACTTCTACGTCTTCGACGCCATCGGCAACCCCGCCGCCTTCAAGCGCGAGTACCGCCAGTCCCTGGACGACATCGCCGCCGACGGCCAGGAGCGGCTGCGCATCGTGGAGGAGTGCAAGCGGGCCTTCGCGCTCAACTCCTCCGTCTTCCAGGATCTGGCCACCGCCTGCCGTTAA
- a CDS encoding alpha-amylase family glycosyl hydrolase yields MPPFSPPPSWLADAVLYQIYPQSYADSNGDGIGDFAGVTAHLEHLSWLGVNTVWLNPCFASPFRDAGYDVSDYLSPAPRYGTEEDLARLVDEAGRLGIRVMLDLVAGHTSDEHPWFTASARDPGDHRYIWAEPGADGTLPPRFVRSPGTRPGGYLPNFFESQPALNFGYARQDAAEPWRQPVDAEGPRANRAALREVMDHWLRLGLAGFRVDMAHSLVKDDPGLVETCRLWGELRTWLDTTHRQAALLAEWGDPQMSVPAGFHADFLLQFGGPSDGLPMRSLWNNGTGTVHQHWEQRDSCYFDAGARGSAETFVSAWRSATALIGDKGFISLPTANHDFSRLCCGPRTAEQLPPAFAFQLTWPTLPAIYYGDEIGMRYLPGLPDHEGSVLEATYNRAGSRTPMQWDATPGAGFSTAPADRFYLPLDPDPDRPDVATQRADENSLLHLVRRLIALRAGTPELGGRGSVEVLSTGYPLVYVRGGRYLVAVNPGLAPVTFPYGTDGGTPRPLEVSGVRIRDGAISADGFGFGIFAL; encoded by the coding sequence ATGCCGCCCTTCAGCCCCCCACCGTCCTGGCTGGCCGACGCCGTTCTCTACCAGATCTATCCGCAGAGCTACGCCGACTCCAACGGGGACGGCATCGGCGACTTCGCCGGCGTCACCGCCCATCTGGAACACCTGTCCTGGCTGGGCGTCAACACCGTCTGGCTCAACCCGTGCTTCGCCTCCCCCTTCCGGGACGCCGGCTACGACGTCAGCGACTATCTCTCCCCCGCCCCGCGCTACGGCACCGAAGAGGACCTGGCGCGTCTGGTGGACGAGGCGGGCCGGCTGGGCATCCGCGTGATGCTGGACCTGGTCGCCGGGCACACCTCCGACGAGCACCCGTGGTTCACGGCCTCGGCACGGGACCCCGGCGACCACCGGTACATCTGGGCGGAGCCCGGCGCGGACGGCACGCTGCCGCCCCGCTTCGTCCGCTCCCCCGGCACCCGCCCCGGCGGCTATCTGCCGAACTTCTTCGAGAGCCAGCCCGCCCTCAACTTCGGTTACGCCCGCCAGGACGCGGCCGAGCCCTGGCGGCAGCCGGTGGACGCCGAGGGGCCGCGCGCCAACCGGGCCGCGCTGCGCGAGGTGATGGACCACTGGCTGCGGCTCGGCCTGGCCGGGTTCCGGGTGGACATGGCGCACTCCCTCGTCAAGGACGATCCGGGCCTGGTGGAGACCTGCCGGCTGTGGGGCGAACTGCGCACCTGGCTGGACACCACCCACCGGCAGGCCGCGCTGCTCGCCGAGTGGGGCGACCCGCAGATGTCGGTGCCCGCCGGGTTCCACGCCGACTTCCTGCTCCAGTTCGGCGGTCCCTCCGACGGGCTGCCGATGCGTTCGCTGTGGAACAACGGCACCGGCACCGTCCACCAGCACTGGGAGCAGCGCGACAGCTGCTACTTCGACGCCGGGGCGCGTGGCAGCGCCGAGACGTTCGTCTCGGCGTGGCGCTCGGCCACCGCGCTCATCGGGGACAAGGGCTTCATCTCGCTGCCCACCGCCAACCACGACTTCTCCCGGCTGTGCTGCGGCCCGCGCACCGCCGAGCAGTTGCCGCCCGCCTTCGCCTTCCAGCTGACCTGGCCGACGCTGCCCGCCATCTACTACGGCGACGAGATCGGCATGCGCTACCTCCCCGGGCTGCCCGACCACGAGGGAAGCGTGCTGGAGGCCACGTACAACCGGGCCGGCTCCCGTACGCCCATGCAGTGGGACGCGACACCGGGCGCCGGGTTCTCCACCGCCCCCGCCGACCGGTTCTATCTGCCGCTGGACCCGGACCCGGACCGCCCCGACGTCGCCACGCAGCGCGCGGACGAGAACTCGCTGCTGCACCTGGTGCGGCGACTGATCGCGCTGCGCGCCGGCACGCCCGAACTGGGCGGCCGGGGCTCGGTGGAGGTGCTCTCCACCGGCTATCCGCTGGTGTACGTGCGCGGCGGGCGCTACCTGGTGGCGGTCAACCCGGGGCTCGCGCCGGTCACCTTCCCGTACGGGACGGACGGAGGCACGCCGCGGCCGCTGGAGGTGAGCGGGGTGCGGATCAGGGACGGTGCGATCAGCGCGGACGGTTTCGGGTTCGGGATCTTCGCGCTGTAG
- a CDS encoding aldo/keto reductase encodes MTTTQRVLGRSGIAVSPLGFGCWAIGGPWQDTEGLPLGWGAVDDEESVRAVRRALELGVTFFDTADCYGTGHSEEVLGRALKGRREEVVLASKWGNVFDPATGTMARDPDVSPGYVRRALTASLRRLGTDHLDLYQFHIGHAPPEVGEELREVCEELVAEGLIRAYGWSTDFPDRAKVFAAGEHCASVQLNCNVLEDAPELLALCEAEGLAAINRGPLAMGVLTGKYDSVPGGGASLSPGDIRAEPPAWLRYFRDGRLEPVWRAKFEAVRDVLTSAGRTPAQGALAWLWARSPAAVPIPGIRTVAQAEQNAAAMEFGPLTAEQLMDIERLLGRR; translated from the coding sequence ATGACGACAACACAACGGGTACTGGGACGCTCCGGGATCGCTGTCAGCCCGCTCGGCTTCGGCTGCTGGGCGATCGGCGGCCCGTGGCAGGACACCGAGGGCCTGCCGCTGGGCTGGGGCGCGGTGGACGACGAGGAGTCGGTGCGGGCGGTACGGCGGGCGCTGGAGCTGGGTGTCACCTTCTTCGACACCGCCGACTGCTACGGCACCGGGCACAGTGAGGAGGTGCTGGGCCGGGCGCTGAAGGGGCGCCGCGAGGAGGTGGTGCTCGCCTCCAAGTGGGGCAACGTCTTCGATCCGGCCACCGGCACCATGGCGCGGGATCCGGATGTCAGCCCCGGCTATGTGCGGCGTGCGCTGACCGCGAGCCTGCGCCGTCTGGGCACGGACCATCTGGACCTCTACCAGTTCCACATCGGCCACGCGCCGCCCGAGGTGGGCGAGGAACTGCGCGAGGTGTGCGAGGAGCTGGTGGCCGAGGGGCTGATCCGGGCGTACGGCTGGTCCACCGATTTCCCCGACCGGGCGAAGGTGTTCGCGGCCGGCGAGCACTGCGCGAGCGTGCAGCTGAACTGCAACGTGCTGGAGGACGCGCCCGAACTGCTGGCGCTGTGCGAGGCGGAGGGGCTGGCGGCGATCAACCGTGGGCCGCTGGCGATGGGGGTGCTGACAGGGAAGTACGACAGTGTCCCGGGCGGCGGCGCGAGCCTGAGCCCCGGGGACATCCGGGCCGAACCGCCGGCCTGGCTGAGGTACTTCAGGGACGGTCGGCTGGAGCCCGTATGGCGGGCGAAGTTCGAGGCGGTGCGTGACGTGCTCACCAGCGCAGGCCGTACCCCGGCGCAGGGCGCGCTGGCCTGGCTGTGGGCGCGCAGCCCGGCCGCGGTGCCGATCCCGGGCATCCGCACCGTGGCGCAGGCCGAACAGAACGCGGCGGCGATGGAGTTCGGGCCGTTGACGGCCGAGCAGCTGATGGACATCGAGAGGCTGCTCGGCCGTCGCTGA
- a CDS encoding HtaA domain-containing protein, whose product MTTATRARTRTVRRGGMLLAAATATVLYTTGFAAPAFADERPGASSFELIDGTLDWGVKASFNRYVSGPIAGGSITTADGAETNADSTFRFTNGTGGYDLPTHGVDTAFDGSVHYEGHHGALDVKFSDLRVVTEGTAGAIVADITVAGEVTEDVEVAGLDLSSVRPGSGDGGAMVFADIPATLTKAGEQAFSYNGSPMYPEGTELDPATLTVTPKTAEPEPEPENPENPENPENPENPENPENPENPENPEKPEKPDGENPVDDEPDAEDPIPAGVVHDGTLDWGVKESFRTYINGPIAHGDVELADGAVHSGDGYRFTDAEGEFDTTEETLGAAFDGSVRFFGHAEAGGGYALDLTFSDFAVEIDGTQGELIADVVTKDGTYDAVTVADLDIPAGALTSEDDVIVLTDIPATLTAEGSEAFAYNGTPMYPAGTALDTLTVTVALSEDAELPRGENPGGTGSITTPAGTTPQGGASGGALGGALASTGSGIPLAELAGGAAALSAAGVAAFYAARRRTLSPG is encoded by the coding sequence ATGACGACCGCAACCCGAGCCCGTACCCGTACCGTACGGCGCGGCGGCATGCTGCTGGCGGCGGCGACCGCCACCGTGCTGTACACCACCGGCTTCGCGGCCCCGGCCTTCGCCGACGAACGGCCCGGCGCGAGCTCCTTCGAGCTGATCGACGGCACCCTGGACTGGGGCGTCAAAGCCTCCTTCAACCGCTACGTCTCCGGTCCGATAGCCGGCGGTTCGATCACCACCGCCGACGGCGCCGAGACGAACGCGGACTCCACCTTCCGCTTCACCAACGGCACCGGCGGCTACGACCTTCCCACCCACGGGGTGGACACCGCCTTCGACGGCAGCGTCCACTACGAGGGGCACCACGGCGCGCTCGACGTGAAATTCTCCGATCTGCGGGTCGTCACCGAAGGCACCGCGGGGGCCATCGTCGCGGACATCACCGTCGCCGGTGAGGTCACCGAGGACGTGGAGGTCGCCGGCCTCGACCTGTCGAGTGTCCGGCCCGGTTCGGGCGACGGCGGCGCGATGGTCTTCGCCGACATCCCGGCCACGCTGACCAAGGCGGGCGAGCAGGCGTTCTCGTACAACGGCAGCCCGATGTACCCGGAGGGCACCGAACTGGACCCGGCCACCCTGACGGTCACCCCGAAGACGGCCGAGCCGGAGCCGGAGCCCGAGAACCCGGAGAACCCGGAGAACCCGGAGAACCCCGAGAACCCGGAGAACCCCGAGAACCCGGAGAACCCGGAGAACCCCGAGAAGCCCGAGAAGCCGGACGGTGAGAACCCCGTCGACGACGAGCCGGACGCCGAGGACCCGATCCCCGCCGGGGTCGTCCACGACGGCACCCTGGACTGGGGCGTCAAGGAGTCCTTCCGCACCTACATCAACGGACCGATCGCGCACGGCGATGTGGAGCTGGCCGACGGCGCCGTCCACAGCGGTGACGGCTACCGCTTCACCGACGCCGAGGGCGAGTTCGACACCACCGAGGAAACCCTCGGCGCCGCCTTCGACGGCAGCGTCCGCTTCTTCGGCCACGCCGAGGCCGGCGGCGGGTACGCCCTCGACCTCACCTTCTCCGACTTCGCGGTGGAGATCGACGGTACCCAGGGCGAGTTGATCGCCGATGTCGTCACCAAGGACGGCACGTACGACGCCGTCACGGTCGCCGACCTCGACATCCCGGCCGGCGCCCTCACCTCCGAGGACGACGTCATCGTTCTCACGGACATCCCGGCGACGCTGACCGCCGAGGGCTCCGAGGCGTTCGCGTACAACGGCACCCCGATGTACCCGGCGGGCACCGCGCTCGACACGCTCACCGTCACGGTGGCCCTGAGCGAGGACGCCGAACTGCCCAGGGGCGAGAACCCCGGTGGCACCGGCTCCATCACCACCCCGGCCGGCACCACCCCCCAGGGCGGCGCCTCCGGCGGTGCCCTCGGTGGCGCCCTGGCCAGCACCGGCAGCGGTATCCCGCTCGCCGAACTGGCCGGTGGCGCCGCCGCCCTGAGCGCGGCAGGTGTCGCGGCGTTCTACGCCGCCCGCCGCCGCACGCTGTCGCCGGGCTGA
- a CDS encoding HtaA domain-containing protein, whose product MLPRSQRARALALALLALLPSLVAVLLLPGTAQAAERSVSGGRLDWGIRSSFLTYVTGPIAQGSWSLSGGASTVGTSQFRFHSATGSYDPDSGAATAAYSGGVRFLGHQQPDGSYELDLTVSNPTLSLSGGFGTLYADVRSKARGSGEITDRARVPLASLDLSGVDLRGGTQLAVSGIPATLTRDGATAFAGYYEAGDALDPVTFTADTPERAALPAEDPEPGPEPGQEPEDGQEEEPAAREITDAAVDWGVRRTYREYVTGDIAAGRWELSDGAQDGGALFRFPAGEGTVDPEQGTAEARFTGTLRFTGNDLDLELSAVRVDIADGTGTLSADVTTDEGARERQPLVTFTAGPEQLAPAHGLILIEETPAQLTDEGADIFGLYQPGTQMDPVTVAFALTEDARLPALPDIGSDPVETETAAPAPESDAETEPEPAAASSSFPASLIAAGAGTVLVPAALTAYLMSRRRSARHTEDPSGTPEESTRS is encoded by the coding sequence ATGCTGCCCAGATCCCAGCGTGCCCGCGCACTCGCCCTCGCGCTGCTCGCCCTCCTGCCGTCGCTGGTGGCGGTGCTGCTGCTGCCCGGCACGGCCCAGGCCGCCGAACGCTCTGTCTCCGGCGGCCGGCTGGACTGGGGCATCAGGTCCTCCTTCCTCACCTATGTCACCGGGCCCATCGCCCAGGGCAGTTGGTCGCTCAGCGGCGGGGCCTCCACGGTCGGAACCAGCCAGTTCCGCTTCCACTCCGCCACCGGCTCCTACGACCCGGACAGCGGCGCGGCCACCGCCGCCTACTCCGGGGGCGTGCGCTTCCTGGGGCACCAGCAGCCGGACGGCTCCTACGAACTGGACCTGACCGTCTCCAACCCCACGCTCTCCCTCTCCGGCGGCTTTGGCACCCTCTACGCCGACGTGCGCAGCAAGGCGCGCGGCAGCGGCGAGATCACCGACCGCGCCCGGGTGCCGCTCGCCTCCCTCGACCTCTCCGGCGTCGACCTGCGCGGCGGCACGCAGTTGGCGGTCTCCGGCATCCCCGCCACCCTCACGCGTGACGGCGCGACCGCCTTCGCCGGTTACTACGAGGCGGGCGACGCGCTGGACCCGGTGACCTTCACCGCCGACACCCCGGAGCGCGCCGCGCTGCCCGCCGAGGACCCCGAACCCGGCCCCGAGCCGGGTCAGGAGCCCGAGGACGGGCAGGAAGAGGAGCCCGCCGCCCGGGAGATCACCGACGCGGCCGTCGACTGGGGGGTACGGCGCACCTACCGCGAGTACGTCACCGGTGACATCGCGGCCGGGCGGTGGGAGCTGAGCGACGGGGCCCAGGACGGCGGCGCGCTGTTCCGCTTCCCGGCGGGCGAGGGCACCGTGGATCCCGAACAGGGCACCGCCGAGGCGCGTTTCACCGGAACGCTGCGCTTCACCGGCAACGACCTCGATCTCGAACTGAGCGCCGTCCGCGTGGACATCGCGGACGGCACCGGGACCCTGTCGGCCGATGTCACCACGGATGAGGGCGCCCGCGAGCGGCAGCCGCTGGTCACCTTCACCGCCGGCCCGGAACAGCTGGCCCCGGCCCACGGCCTGATCCTCATCGAGGAGACCCCCGCCCAACTGACCGACGAGGGCGCGGACATCTTCGGCCTGTACCAGCCGGGCACGCAGATGGACCCGGTCACGGTGGCCTTCGCCCTCACCGAGGACGCCCGACTCCCCGCCCTGCCCGACATCGGCAGCGACCCGGTGGAAACGGAGACGGCCGCCCCCGCACCGGAGAGCGACGCGGAAACCGAGCCCGAACCGGCCGCCGCCTCCTCTTCCTTCCCCGCCTCCCTCATCGCGGCGGGCGCCGGCACGGTCCTCGTGCCGGCCGCCCTCACCGCCTACCTCATGTCGAGGCGCCGCAGCGCGCGGCACACAGAAGATCCTTCCGGAACACCCGAGGAGTCAACGCGATCATGA